Proteins from one Hemiscyllium ocellatum isolate sHemOce1 chromosome 8, sHemOce1.pat.X.cur, whole genome shotgun sequence genomic window:
- the LOC132818007 gene encoding ovarian cancer G-protein coupled receptor 1-like codes for MNNCTVEHSIHQILFPAVYIGVFIIGLPTNLLSLYHSYLQIRQKNELGIYLCNLTISDLLYLLSLPLWIQYMLQHDDWQHSRELCIFSGLLLYQNIYISIGFLCFIAINRFLVVAYPLKFKVIHSRKAALLISILIWLKEIAVCTIYMGSKVLSKDEGNDTLCFEHYPLRPKDKYLNIYKLSIGFGLPLILFLYSYFKLLKVVQNLRGSERQRKLRIKKLVSGTIIIFLVCFAPYHIFLMVRSIFEYDCSFADSIFEVYHVGLLLMSFNCVADPILYCFVSPSSKGWLARFLDPVSKLLSCAKRQTITDENLSLN; via the coding sequence ATGAACAACTGCACTGTTGAGCACAGTATCCACCAGATCCTGTTTCCCGCCGTCTACATTGGGGTCTTCATTATTGGCCTCCCGACCAACCTGCTATCCCTGTATCACAGCTACCTACAGATCAGGCAGAAGAATGAGCTGGGaatctatctctgtaatctgaccATCTCAGACCTGTTGTACCTCCTTTCCTTACCTTTGTGGATTCAGTACATGCTGCAGCACGATGACTGGCAACATTCTCGGGAACTTTGCATCTTCAGCGGTCTGCTCCTCTACCAGAATATTTACATCAGTATTGGCTTCCTCTGCTTCATTGCCATTAATCGCTTCCTTGTTGTGGCTTACCCTCTGAAATTTAAAGTCATACACAGCAGGAAGGCAGCTTTGCTCATCAGTATTCTCATCTGGCTCAAGGAGATAGCCGTCTGCACCATTTACATGGGCTCCAAGGTTCTCAGTAAAGACGAGGGGAATGATACTCTGTGTTTTGAACATTATCCTTTGCGCCCAAAGgacaaatatttaaatatttacaaACTCTCCATTGGCTTTGGTCTCCCTTTGATTTTATTCCTCTACTCTTACTTTAAACTGTTGAAGGTTGTGCAAAATCTCCGTGGGTCTGAACGACAGCGGAAATTAAGAATAAAAAAATTAGTATCTGGGACAATCATAATTTTCCTGGTTTGCTTTGCCCCTTATCACATTTTCCTGATGGTCCGAAGCATATTTGAGTACGACTGTTCCTTTGCCGACAGTATTTTTGAGGTTTACCATGTTGGGCTGCTGCTGATGAGCTTCAACTGTGTGGCCGACCCCATCTTGTACTGTTTTGTCTCTCCAAGTTCAAAgggttggttagcaaggttccTCGATCCTGTTAGCAAGCTCCTTTCTTGTGCAAAAAGACAAACAATCACAGATGAAAACCTCAGTTTGAATTAA